The sequence below is a genomic window from Rudanella lutea DSM 19387.
CCCAACCACAGATTCGGGCAATTAAATACAATGGGCAGAAAGAAAGCAAGCTGCACGAACGAACAAAGGAGTTAGTAGCAGCCTCTTTGGAGTCCAATCGGTTGACAGGCAAAGGTATAACCGAAGTGGCTACCGAAACGGTTAGACGGGATACCTCTGGACTATTGACCTGGCGTAAGCCCGATGTAAGCGCGGTTTACCAGTCGCGCCAAGTCGTGTTTGAGATTCAGCTTTCAACTACGTTTTTGAGCGTCATTGCAGATCGGGAATACTTCTACCAACAAAACCAAACGTGTATTATCTGGATTTTCAAATTCTTCTCCGAAGAATTCGACAAACAGCGATTCACCGAAAAGGACGTTTTCTACGGAAATAATCAGAACGCGTTTGTTTTTGATGGGGAAGCTATCAGTGAGTCCAAATGCCAACAGGACCTTATCCTCAAATGCCTGTACCGTGAGCCTTACCGATCTGGTCAGCAGATAGCTTACCGATGGCAGGAACGGTTAGTTGGCCTGCACGACTTAACGTTTGATGATAAGACCTACAAAGTGTTCCTGTTTGATGTAGAAGGAGCTACCAACTTGATTAAGCAAGAAATTGAGGACGAGGAACGAGCCGAATGGGTGCGGCAACACGAAATTGAGCAACGTCAACAAGTGTATGAGCAACGCCGACAGGCTTACCAAGAAGAACTTGAAGAAGGCTTCTCCCGCGCCCGCTCGTCGATTCTTCAAATACTTAACGAGATACACGCTTATCCCGAACGAAGAAGCCCTTTACTGAATGAGTTTGCCGCATTTTCGGAGAACACGTACAATCATCTATTTGAACTGTTCTGGCAAGAACAGGGCTACCAAACCACAGAACAGGACCGGGCATTTCTCAAAACCGCTTTTGAGCAGGAACGCACTAAGCGTTCTCATTTGGAACGCAATGATTTATTGACGTGCTTGTGTCTGGCAACTTGTTTGGTAAAACTGAAAAGTCCGCAGAAAGCACACCGGTTAAAGAAGGTGTACGGAACTGTATTTGCCCTCTTATCCTTCAAATTAAACTGTGTGGTCGGTCAGAAATTCACTAAACTTATTCAGGTAGCCCACACAGCTTTCTTTGGCAACTATTCATACCTATTTTTCAGGTTATTAGAAAAATATCCTAATGCCGAGTTCGACCGTCAGGATATTCAATCGGGGGGTAAATTGGCTAAGAAGATAACCGTTTTCCTGGAGAAGAACGTCCCGCCTGACCACAGCTATGACGACGTTTTCAGGGAGTTATTTCCTGAACTTTTCGCACAATAAGCAAATCTAACCGACTTTATTTGTTCCAAGACCTCGGCTTATAACCTACCTCCTGCCATGAGCGTAATAGGCGTTGGTATTTACATCGGCCATAATCCAGAAAAATGCTGTCGGCGGCAACCTCTATAAAGTACAGGTTGTGGGACTTCTGCTTCTGAATACCTAAAATAAAGATTATTTCAGCACACTTTCGCTTTGTTGGTACGTTCCTTACCCTGTAAAGTCGTGTATTGCCGCAGCAAAAAGTGGTATATCACACCCTCACTTATCCGTTGGTTGCTCACAAAAAACCGGTTGAACATCATGTGCAGAAGGGCGCGTAACAAATCGGAAAGGTCGAATGCATCTGCCTGATATTGTACTCGCAACTGCTGAATTAATTCATCGGGCAACAGCATGTCCACTGACTCCAATTCTGTCTGTTCAAAAGTTGATAACCGCTCCTGCCAAGCCCTGTACTGTGCGTTCAATTCTTTGCGGAGCCGTTCATTGTGTTTGTTCTCGCGCAGAAAACGGGCTTGAAGTTCTTCCGTCAACGCCTGTTTATCACGAACGGATAGACCGAAAGCATCGAGTAACCGATCTGCTCGCTGACAGGCTACCCACCAATATGCATCCTCATCAAGGGCAGCGCTTTGCTCAATCCACTGTAAATTCCACGCACTATCCCACCAAAATATACGCTCAACGAGCGGCATGCTTTGATAGCCATACCGCTCCAGTTCTCGTTGGTACGTATCCACACTTACCGAATGGACAAGGCCAGCCTCCTGCCAAGGAATCAGTCGTTGGGTAAGTTCTGTCAGAAGGAGATGATAGGTTTCTGCTGAACCATGAAACCGGAGCCGCAGATGAGGCTCAGGATCGTAATACCGTATAAAGAACCAATGGTCAATCCACGCCTGTGCTGTGGCCTGCTGAACCAACGGCCCAACGATCTGAGTCAGCACGTCGTTGGCTGTCAGTTCCCCGACGTACACTTTTACGTATAGCCACTCACTACCCGGCCCAAACGAACGCTGTATAAAGCTGCCACTTGTCTTGAATGGAGAATGTTGGGGGAGGGAAGGAGTCTGCGCTATTCCAAACGGTATGACCAATTCACTCGAATATTGCTGCCCGGCGCGGTGTACCCAACACTGGTCAGGACTGCCAAGCCATTCGACAACCCGGACACTATCTCGCCTGCTTAGTTCTGTAAAAAGTATTTGTTGGCAGGGTGGGCTGCTTAAATCGAGTAGCAATTCATGATCACCCTCCACCAATGTAATCAATTGGGGGACAGAAAGTTTCTGTTGCATGTCGTGGGCCATCGTTGCGGCCGACAGCCAGTTTGCCCGTCTCATAAGGTTCCACTCGGCTCTGGCCACGATCAGGTGCTTGTAAATGATACGAGGCAACCGGGGCTGATTGGCCAACGTGCCCCACGACCAGCGAAGCGAAAACCCTTCGTCCTGATGGCTCAGGTCGGTTAAGAATCGGTAAATGTCGTCCGATTGATGGTAGTTATGCGCGGTGGTGTTACGTGGTATTACGCGACGGTTGTGCTGTTTCGACCAGAGTTCGACTGTCGTTGCGTTCCCGGTTCTTACCCAAAGGTCTTTCAGGGCAATTGTGTGTTCTTCGTCAAGGGCTGATTGTGTGACGTAGGGAATTTCGTATTGCCGCAGCGCGGGGCGACACAGCACATTACCCACACGTCCCGCTGGCAGGTGGACTATCTCGGCCAGCAGGGCATCGGGGTGCTGTTGAGCCTCCCAGGCAGTTAGTTGTTCGAGCTGATGCGTTAACGGCGGGTTATGCGTGCCAAACCGGGCCATCAGGCTGGCACCAGAAGGGCCTGACACACTCTTTACCAGAAATTGGTAGTTTCCTGCGTCGATGGCCGTTCCGTCGGTGCCATATAATTCGCCCAGCACAGCCCAGCTACGAGCCAACGGTTTATCTGGCTCTGTTTGGGCAGCATTATTCAGGTCTTCGTCCGTAATCGGCTGAATCAACCGCCCTGTTTCCAAAAAATGGGTCAGTTTCTCAAGCCGAAATCCGTCCAGTCGGTCGGCTTTTGAAGGGCGAGTGATCTGCTGTTGACTCAACTCGCTCAGTAGGGTCAACTGACCCGCGCGGGGGCCAGAATCACCGTAGCCGATACCCGTTTCGTGGTCGAGCACGGTGAGCAAAGGAACCGCCTGATTTCCATATCGGTCGTGTAAGCGTTGGGCAAAAGCTAATAGGGCAGGGGGCTGATTGTCGCTACGCAGTGGACTCAGTTGCAGCAGTTCCTGACCGATCTGCCGTAATACTGACCGGCTTAGCTCCACTATTTCCGTGGGTCGAAGAAGGTCCACTTGGTACACGCTTTTCTCGGTATAACCGTCGCCAACCAGTGCCCGCATCCGTTGCTCGGTCTGATGCGCCCCCAACGTGGCTAAACAGCCCATCCGAAGCTGTTCCTGAATCTGCGTCAATTCAGCAGTCAGTGCATTAAGTGCAGGTACGTTGGCAACGTGGTGCAGAACCAGCCCTAAAGCGTCGGGGTCGGTTACTGGTAATTCCAGTTCGCTCACCAGGATGTGCGCGTCAATGAGTTCATTTACCAGTTCCTGGGCAGCTTCCGGCTCCTCGTGGAGCGTATCGACGAGAAAACCCACGATAGTCTGTCCTCGTGCTCCTCCAGAGCTAACATCCACAAAGTGCAATACAGCGTCGATGAGATCATCACCTGCCACAGAATTGATATAAAAAGCCCGCTGCCCTGCCTGTAGAGTGTAGTCGGAATAGCGTAACTGACTACCCAATCGGTACAGGCTGTTATTCACCTTATAGCGAAGTTCCGAGCGAGTTTGAGGTTGGGTAAGCAGTTTTTCTGTCAACACGGATAGCCAGGCTGCATCCGGGCGAATGCATAAACGGTGTACGTCGCTATTGATGGTTCCGGTCGTTTGCGGGCCTGTAGCGGCAACACTAACACCCGCAAACATCCCGAAAGGCGTACTCCGGCCACTCATCCGTAAGAGATACCGCCACATCGCCAACCGGGCTTCTTCTGACGGCAGTATAGCCCGTTGTTGTCTCCAGCGTAACCACACATCGTATAACGACGGAGAAGCAACCAGTAATGCCTGCGCCACCGTTGGCTGATTCAGCCAGTTCCACAATACCTCATCGGTAGCGGCTTCGATTCGTGGAAGGTGATTAAGCAATGTGCTGATGGGCAGCAGCGGAGAACGGACGAGGGCAAATGGGTGGGTAACTAAAGAGAAACGCATACAATGCCCTGAGGACAACAAGGCCCGCCGGTAGCATACCAGCAGGCCTTGAAGGATTACACGGTGAAAATAATTGTTAAATCAATTGTGGTTGGGTACTTGATGGGCCGGGGCTTTGCGACGGGCATTCGGGTTCCAACCGCCTTTGTTTTCAGGCGTTTTGCTGAAGTTGACATGGGTTAAAAAATTGATAGTGAACAATATAAAAAAACAGGTACTTGTATGATTAAAGGGCACCCCGGATGATGCTGCTTACTACGGATCGGTACGTAGTGCCAACCGGTACGCGCTGTCCGCTCTGCATCTCGATTTGCTGGCCGTCCGTCTGCCGAATCCTCGCCGTATTGACGATGAACGACCGGTTGACACGAACAAAGAGAGGAGCAGGAAGCAGTTTTTCCAGTGCCGAGACGCGCTGATGACTGACCAGTGTGCGGTCAGGTAAGGTGATTTTTACGTAGTCACTCATGGCCTCGATAAGAATAATGTCCTGACAGGCCACGTTCACCATGTTTTTGCCTTCCTTGATAGCTAATTGACCAGATGCTGCGCCGACAGTCGTAGCCAGGCTGGCCGTTGCTCCACCTGTGTCCAGAGCCTGAATGCGCTCATGCACTTTAGCGATGGCGCGTACAAAACGGCTGAACGTAACGGGCTTGAGCAGAAAATCCACGACGTTATTTTCAAATCCTTCAAAAGCAAACTCCTGATAACCAGACACGGCAATTACCCACAGAGCTTTGCCCGGAAGACTACGCAGGAGTTCGTAGCCGTTCATTCGGGGCAAATTGATGTCCAGCAATAACAGGTCTGGTTTCAACGACTGATACAGCTCAATGGCTTGTAAGGCGTTGCTGGCCACACCAACTATTTCCAAATTAGGAACCTGTGCGATATGGTCAAGGAGCAGTTCTTGAGCCAGGGGTTCATCATCAATTAGCAGACAGCGTAGGTGCGTATTCATAAGTTGGAGTAGTTTCGCCCTTCCTTTTGAGCGGGATAGTCAGCCGGACGGAATACCGCTCGGGCTGGTCTTGTATAATCAGTTCATACTGATGTTCCGGGTATAGCAAGGCTAACCGGCGTCTGACATTCGTCAGCCCAATGCCACTATCGGCGGTATGAGAAGTCGGCGTCTCGCCTTTGTTATTTACCACCGTGAGGATGAGGGTACCGTTCTGCCCCAGCTCTGTGGTCAGGCGTATTTGTACCCATCCGCCTTCATAAACGGCGTTCAATCCATGCTTAAACGCATTCTCCACGAACGTAACCAGTAACAGAGGTGGAATAAGCCAGTATTGCATGGCTTCGGTAGGTTCCGGCAGGGAGCAATCGACCGCTTCGGGCGGTGAGTGCCGAATCCGTTCCATGTCGACGTACCCCTGAATAAATAGCAGTTCATCGGGTAGCGGCACAAACTCCTGGCTGGTTCGGTACAGCGTGTAGCGCATCAGCGTAGAAAGGTTGGCCAGCGTC
It includes:
- a CDS encoding LytR/AlgR family response regulator transcription factor, whose product is MNTHLRCLLIDDEPLAQELLLDHIAQVPNLEIVGVASNALQAIELYQSLKPDLLLLDINLPRMNGYELLRSLPGKALWVIAVSGYQEFAFEGFENNVVDFLLKPVTFSRFVRAIAKVHERIQALDTGGATASLATTVGAASGQLAIKEGKNMVNVACQDIILIEAMSDYVKITLPDRTLVSHQRVSALEKLLPAPLFVRVNRSFIVNTARIRQTDGQQIEMQSGQRVPVGTTYRSVVSSIIRGAL
- a CDS encoding lantibiotic dehydratase produces the protein MRFSLVTHPFALVRSPLLPISTLLNHLPRIEAATDEVLWNWLNQPTVAQALLVASPSLYDVWLRWRQQRAILPSEEARLAMWRYLLRMSGRSTPFGMFAGVSVAATGPQTTGTINSDVHRLCIRPDAAWLSVLTEKLLTQPQTRSELRYKVNNSLYRLGSQLRYSDYTLQAGQRAFYINSVAGDDLIDAVLHFVDVSSGGARGQTIVGFLVDTLHEEPEAAQELVNELIDAHILVSELELPVTDPDALGLVLHHVANVPALNALTAELTQIQEQLRMGCLATLGAHQTEQRMRALVGDGYTEKSVYQVDLLRPTEIVELSRSVLRQIGQELLQLSPLRSDNQPPALLAFAQRLHDRYGNQAVPLLTVLDHETGIGYGDSGPRAGQLTLLSELSQQQITRPSKADRLDGFRLEKLTHFLETGRLIQPITDEDLNNAAQTEPDKPLARSWAVLGELYGTDGTAIDAGNYQFLVKSVSGPSGASLMARFGTHNPPLTHQLEQLTAWEAQQHPDALLAEIVHLPAGRVGNVLCRPALRQYEIPYVTQSALDEEHTIALKDLWVRTGNATTVELWSKQHNRRVIPRNTTAHNYHQSDDIYRFLTDLSHQDEGFSLRWSWGTLANQPRLPRIIYKHLIVARAEWNLMRRANWLSAATMAHDMQQKLSVPQLITLVEGDHELLLDLSSPPCQQILFTELSRRDSVRVVEWLGSPDQCWVHRAGQQYSSELVIPFGIAQTPSLPQHSPFKTSGSFIQRSFGPGSEWLYVKVYVGELTANDVLTQIVGPLVQQATAQAWIDHWFFIRYYDPEPHLRLRFHGSAETYHLLLTELTQRLIPWQEAGLVHSVSVDTYQRELERYGYQSMPLVERIFWWDSAWNLQWIEQSAALDEDAYWWVACQRADRLLDAFGLSVRDKQALTEELQARFLRENKHNERLRKELNAQYRAWQERLSTFEQTELESVDMLLPDELIQQLRVQYQADAFDLSDLLRALLHMMFNRFFVSNQRISEGVIYHFLLRQYTTLQGKERTNKAKVC
- a CDS encoding DUF6035 family protein, which translates into the protein MKGFQFTIPSVLDCETGEEVFAGPFFNQDEAAIFEIRRQLEDAIRNRRDPKYKCYYCNQLIKIRGKAENETKLKRMHFAHQWDSDDCPIKTSQELTQPQIRAIKYNGQKESKLHERTKELVAASLESNRLTGKGITEVATETVRRDTSGLLTWRKPDVSAVYQSRQVVFEIQLSTTFLSVIADREYFYQQNQTCIIWIFKFFSEEFDKQRFTEKDVFYGNNQNAFVFDGEAISESKCQQDLILKCLYREPYRSGQQIAYRWQERLVGLHDLTFDDKTYKVFLFDVEGATNLIKQEIEDEERAEWVRQHEIEQRQQVYEQRRQAYQEELEEGFSRARSSILQILNEIHAYPERRSPLLNEFAAFSENTYNHLFELFWQEQGYQTTEQDRAFLKTAFEQERTKRSHLERNDLLTCLCLATCLVKLKSPQKAHRLKKVYGTVFALLSFKLNCVVGQKFTKLIQVAHTAFFGNYSYLFFRLLEKYPNAEFDRQDIQSGGKLAKKITVFLEKNVPPDHSYDDVFRELFPELFAQ